From Humibacter ginsenosidimutans, a single genomic window includes:
- a CDS encoding ABC transporter substrate-binding protein produces the protein MKMKKGLIVAAVAAAAVGLTLSGCSSSSGGDSGSGAGTHALTIGMPNGSQTNNSNPFLNTSAARSLGYAFAIYEPLAEVNDTRPAQKPTPWLAKSWKWNADYTQLTITARSGVKWSDGKPFTAKDIAYSLQLRKDNSALNTEGLPYGDITTSGDTVTVDFTTGQYVNQIKVLQLFIVPEHIWKNISDPTKDANKNPVGTGPYVLKSWTTQAVTLDANSNYWGGKVAAPELRYTSYSGNDALTTALATGASQWGWTFIADYQNVYIDKDKAHNQAFYPAGLGIDYLALNTQKAPFNDVAVRQALNTVVDRAKESKVAESGVFPELKNVTGIPTPAGDSFIADDYKSQNYKVDVTAAKKILTDAGYKYSGSTLIGKDGKPVTFTLTDPAGWNDYDSGLTLIAASAKSIGIDAKVDTPTADTWTDALNTGDFQAALHWTNGGVTPWEMYSDMFDPGYYVPLGKTAVWNYGRYQNDDAKALFKQYTDATDDAGRAKALDALQKIYVEQVPTIAMDARPAGAEFSSKYYTGWPSESNAYANPQPTAPNVALILTKLKAVG, from the coding sequence ATGAAGATGAAGAAAGGGCTGATCGTCGCGGCTGTCGCGGCGGCCGCCGTAGGGCTCACGCTCTCCGGCTGCTCGAGCAGCTCCGGAGGAGACAGCGGCTCGGGAGCCGGCACCCACGCGCTCACGATCGGCATGCCGAACGGTTCGCAGACGAACAACTCGAACCCGTTCCTCAACACGTCGGCGGCTCGTTCGCTCGGGTACGCGTTCGCGATCTACGAGCCGCTCGCCGAGGTCAACGACACGCGTCCGGCGCAGAAGCCGACGCCGTGGCTCGCGAAGTCGTGGAAGTGGAACGCCGACTACACGCAGCTGACCATCACAGCGCGCAGCGGAGTCAAGTGGTCGGACGGCAAGCCGTTCACCGCCAAGGACATCGCGTACTCGCTTCAGCTGCGCAAGGACAACTCGGCGCTGAACACCGAGGGGCTGCCCTACGGCGACATCACCACCAGCGGCGACACCGTGACGGTGGACTTCACGACCGGCCAGTACGTCAACCAGATCAAGGTTCTTCAGCTCTTCATCGTGCCGGAGCACATCTGGAAGAACATCTCCGACCCGACGAAGGACGCCAACAAGAACCCGGTGGGCACCGGACCGTACGTGCTGAAGAGCTGGACGACTCAGGCCGTCACACTGGACGCCAACTCGAACTACTGGGGTGGCAAGGTCGCGGCGCCGGAGCTGCGGTACACCTCGTACAGCGGCAACGACGCGCTCACGACGGCGCTCGCCACGGGTGCTTCGCAGTGGGGCTGGACCTTCATCGCGGACTACCAGAACGTGTACATCGACAAGGACAAGGCGCACAACCAGGCGTTCTATCCCGCCGGTCTCGGCATCGACTACCTGGCGCTCAACACGCAGAAGGCGCCGTTCAACGACGTCGCCGTCCGGCAGGCGCTGAACACCGTCGTCGATCGTGCCAAGGAGAGCAAGGTCGCCGAGTCGGGCGTCTTCCCCGAGCTGAAGAACGTGACGGGCATCCCGACGCCTGCCGGTGACTCGTTCATCGCCGACGACTACAAGAGCCAGAACTACAAGGTCGACGTCACGGCGGCCAAGAAGATCCTGACGGATGCCGGCTACAAGTACAGCGGTTCGACGCTGATCGGCAAGGACGGCAAGCCGGTGACGTTCACGCTCACCGACCCGGCCGGCTGGAACGACTACGACTCCGGTCTGACGCTCATCGCGGCCTCGGCGAAGTCGATCGGCATCGACGCGAAGGTCGACACGCCGACAGCGGACACCTGGACCGATGCCCTCAACACGGGCGACTTCCAGGCCGCCCTGCACTGGACCAACGGCGGCGTGACTCCGTGGGAGATGTACTCCGACATGTTCGACCCCGGCTACTACGTGCCGCTCGGCAAGACCGCCGTCTGGAACTACGGTCGCTACCAGAACGACGACGCGAAGGCGTTGTTCAAGCAGTACACCGACGCCACCGACGATGCGGGTCGTGCCAAGGCCCTCGACGCCTTGCAGAAGATCTACGTCGAACAGGTGCCGACCATCGCGATGGATGCCCGTCCCGCCGGCGCCGAGTTCTCGTCGAAGTACTACACGGGCTGGCCGTCCGAGAGCAACGCGTACGCCAACCCGCAGCCGACCGCGCCGAACGTGGCGCTGATCCTCACCAAGCTGAAGGCCGTCGGCTGA
- a CDS encoding beta-glucosidase family protein yields MTLTPALPAEADAPAPTPDVARLSLTDKVRLLTGATTWTLHALGEIGLRSITMSDGPIGVRGVDEDATPSAQLPAPSATAATWDRDLLGRLGTVMAGEARRKGVDVILAPVVNLQRSPVGGRHFECLSEDPLLTAGLAVPFIAAMQREGIGACVKHFVGNETETDRTEYHSVIDERTLREVYLAPFESVIRETGAWSIMAAYNEIEVLGEDSPATAHRTLLTDLLKREWDYDGVVVSDWLATKSAVEPALAGLDLVMPGPGGPWDDDLLAAVERGDVPESVIDEKVERILLLAERVGALGTPFEVREGDGARVRERDAGIPEPDSAAVRDLLREAAARSTVVLRNEGLLPLDPSTVGSIALIGANAVKPFVQGGGSAHVDAPLLSDPLEALAAAFPRAVVTRHRGGSTSSGAPEVEDAALIAPDSGCGILAEVLDARGAVLETRVLASAQGSVWLTGLPATAASVRLTTAIALTAQGEHLVEIAPVGAHDIMVDGERVSHSDHVVGAEVVLDSSYANPEAVTLRVQGGEDAAARLRIELQVVDARAFGRFARAHLRHLAPEAGADAEIAEAVAAAAAADVAVVIVGTNPETESEGWDRPTLDLPGRQNELVRRVAEANPHTVVVVNAGAPVLLPWLDEVASVLWWWLPGQEAGTSLADVLTGTTEPSGRLPWTLPAHTADVPVPDGIPVDGRIVYAEGVDVGHRGWDRLGRTPAREFGFGLGYASWAYEAVSAASAADGSLEVDVTVTNTSERQGREVVQLYLEPVEADAARPLRWLAGFATLDVAPGAQGTARITVPLRSFQTWDTEAHAWATPHGTYLVHAGRSSRDLRVSATVTAPQVGDGPTP; encoded by the coding sequence GTGACCCTCACCCCCGCCCTCCCGGCCGAAGCCGACGCCCCCGCGCCGACCCCGGACGTCGCACGGCTGAGCCTCACCGACAAGGTGCGCCTGCTCACCGGAGCCACGACGTGGACGCTGCACGCCCTCGGCGAGATCGGCCTCCGATCCATCACGATGTCCGACGGCCCCATCGGCGTTCGCGGTGTCGATGAGGATGCCACGCCCTCCGCCCAGCTCCCCGCCCCGAGCGCCACCGCGGCGACGTGGGACCGCGATCTGCTCGGTCGGCTCGGCACGGTCATGGCCGGCGAGGCGAGGCGCAAGGGCGTCGACGTCATCCTCGCCCCCGTGGTCAACCTCCAGCGCAGCCCGGTCGGCGGTCGGCACTTCGAGTGTCTCTCGGAGGACCCCCTGCTCACCGCCGGCCTGGCTGTTCCCTTCATCGCGGCTATGCAGCGGGAGGGCATCGGAGCGTGCGTGAAGCACTTCGTGGGCAACGAGACCGAGACCGACCGCACCGAGTACCACTCCGTCATCGACGAGCGCACGCTGCGCGAGGTCTACCTGGCGCCGTTCGAAAGTGTCATTCGCGAGACCGGAGCGTGGTCGATCATGGCCGCGTACAACGAGATCGAGGTGCTCGGCGAGGATTCGCCCGCCACCGCCCACCGCACTCTTCTCACCGACCTGCTCAAGCGGGAGTGGGACTACGACGGCGTCGTGGTCAGCGACTGGCTGGCGACGAAGTCGGCCGTCGAGCCGGCGCTGGCCGGCCTCGACCTCGTGATGCCCGGCCCGGGCGGGCCGTGGGACGACGATCTGCTCGCGGCGGTCGAGCGCGGCGACGTTCCCGAGTCGGTGATCGACGAGAAGGTGGAACGCATCCTGCTGCTGGCCGAGCGGGTCGGCGCGCTCGGCACGCCGTTCGAGGTTCGCGAGGGCGACGGGGCGCGGGTGCGCGAGCGGGATGCGGGCATCCCGGAGCCCGACTCCGCCGCCGTGCGCGACCTTCTTCGTGAGGCAGCCGCCCGCTCGACGGTGGTGCTGCGCAACGAAGGGTTGCTGCCGCTCGACCCGTCGACCGTCGGCAGCATCGCGCTCATCGGCGCGAACGCGGTGAAGCCGTTCGTGCAGGGCGGCGGCAGCGCACACGTCGACGCGCCGCTGCTCTCCGACCCGCTCGAGGCGCTCGCCGCCGCGTTCCCCCGTGCCGTCGTCACCCGGCACCGCGGCGGCAGCACCTCGAGTGGCGCGCCGGAGGTGGAGGATGCCGCACTCATCGCACCCGACAGCGGGTGCGGCATCCTCGCCGAGGTGCTGGATGCTCGTGGCGCCGTGCTCGAGACCCGTGTTCTCGCGTCGGCCCAAGGCTCGGTGTGGCTGACCGGTCTGCCCGCCACCGCGGCATCCGTTCGCCTCACCACGGCCATCGCGCTCACCGCGCAGGGCGAGCACCTTGTGGAGATCGCTCCCGTGGGTGCGCACGACATCATGGTGGACGGCGAACGGGTGTCGCACTCCGACCACGTCGTCGGCGCCGAGGTGGTGCTCGACTCCTCGTACGCCAACCCGGAGGCCGTCACGCTGCGAGTGCAGGGCGGAGAGGATGCCGCAGCCCGCCTGCGCATCGAGCTTCAGGTCGTCGACGCGCGCGCCTTCGGCCGCTTCGCCCGTGCGCACCTGCGACACCTCGCCCCCGAGGCCGGCGCCGACGCGGAGATCGCGGAGGCCGTCGCGGCCGCCGCCGCGGCCGACGTCGCCGTGGTGATCGTCGGTACGAATCCCGAGACCGAGTCGGAGGGCTGGGACCGCCCGACACTCGACCTGCCCGGCAGGCAGAACGAGCTCGTGCGCCGCGTCGCCGAGGCCAACCCGCACACCGTCGTCGTCGTCAATGCCGGCGCACCCGTACTGCTGCCGTGGCTCGACGAGGTCGCGTCCGTGCTGTGGTGGTGGCTGCCCGGCCAGGAGGCCGGAACCTCGTTGGCCGACGTGCTCACGGGCACGACGGAGCCGAGCGGGCGGCTGCCGTGGACGCTGCCGGCGCACACTGCCGACGTTCCGGTGCCCGACGGCATCCCTGTCGACGGTCGCATCGTCTACGCAGAGGGCGTCGACGTCGGCCACCGCGGCTGGGACCGGCTCGGCCGCACGCCGGCCCGGGAGTTCGGCTTCGGGCTCGGCTACGCCTCGTGGGCGTATGAGGCCGTGAGCGCGGCATCCGCCGCAGACGGCTCCCTCGAGGTGGACGTCACCGTCACCAACACGAGCGAGCGGCAGGGCCGCGAGGTCGTGCAGCTCTACCTCGAGCCGGTCGAAGCGGATGCCGCGCGCCCGCTGCGCTGGCTCGCCGGCTTCGCGACGCTCGACGTCGCACCGGGGGCGCAGGGCACGGCGCGCATCACCGTGCCCCTCCGCTCCTTCCAGACCTGGGACACCGAGGCACACGCCTGGGCCACCCCGCACGGCACCTATCTGGTGCACGCCGGGCGCTCCAGTCGTGACCTGCGGGTCTCAGCCACCGTCACCGCACCACAGGTCGGAGACGGACCAACACCCTAA
- a CDS encoding TetR/AcrR family transcriptional regulator translates to MSHSEDAPGDDAVKPLSKQQARTLERREAVLKAAMSVFGAHGYNKGALVEVAQQAGMTHAGVLHHFGSKEGLLVAVLRYRDGEAVDGVAGRPQVTGPAFLSHLLDTVDTNTHQRGVVQTYAVLSAESVTDGHPAQEYFRGRMAGLREKLIGVIRDVVGDGPSEKDLNDAASAIIAVMDGMQVQWLLDPDAVDMPGTVELVMNEIVDRLASGHAAPSARERAEAALEEQSSSPAVEQ, encoded by the coding sequence GTGTCGCATTCCGAAGACGCTCCCGGCGACGACGCGGTCAAACCGCTCTCGAAGCAGCAGGCGCGCACGCTCGAGCGCAGGGAGGCCGTGCTCAAGGCGGCCATGAGCGTGTTCGGCGCGCACGGCTACAACAAGGGGGCTCTCGTCGAGGTGGCCCAGCAGGCCGGCATGACGCACGCCGGAGTGCTCCACCACTTCGGCAGCAAGGAGGGACTGCTGGTGGCCGTGCTGCGCTACCGCGACGGCGAGGCCGTCGACGGGGTGGCGGGCAGGCCGCAGGTGACCGGCCCCGCGTTCCTCTCGCACCTGCTCGACACCGTCGACACGAACACGCACCAGCGCGGCGTCGTGCAGACCTACGCTGTGCTGTCGGCCGAGTCGGTGACCGACGGCCATCCGGCCCAGGAGTACTTTCGCGGCCGCATGGCAGGCCTGCGCGAGAAGCTGATCGGCGTCATCCGCGACGTGGTCGGCGACGGCCCGTCGGAGAAGGACCTGAACGACGCGGCGAGCGCGATCATCGCGGTGATGGACGGGATGCAGGTACAGTGGCTGCTCGATCCGGATGCCGTCGACATGCCCGGCACCGTCGAGCTCGTGATGAACGAGATCGTCGACCGACTGGCATCCGGCCATGCGGCGCCCAGCGCCAGAGAGCGTGCAGAGGCCGCGCTGGAGGAGCAGAGCTCTTCGCCGGCCGTGGAGCAGTGA
- a CDS encoding discoidin domain-containing protein, giving the protein MIRSVMRPRRSTKVVTLLTTAALTLAGLSLIGSLPANAADAPLSQGKTATASSSNGGNTADKAVDGDLGTRWEADWGTDTTVDADHPEWLQVDLGSSADIGSVTLVWETADASAYTVQTSDDASNWTTIDTVTDASGISWSGSQGTQTLTGTGHGRYVRVLMTARGDGSYGPSLWEFQVWGPDGDGGTGGNAGDPGDTGGTRGAGGAGGDATCPTTNIALNQPAKASSVQSDANAASAAVDGNATTRWSSAASDPQWLQVDLGSSQAICGVSIAWEAAYASAFEVQTSENGTDWTDIYSTTTSTGGTQNLDVTGSGRFIRIYGTARGTTYGYSVYEFQVFSTGADGNDDPTLNAGCQPDGSYVAPAAPDFGDNVVILDPSMTNAQINAKLAAVSNEDEFSTNRHQVYFLPGTYGCGTDTDNTTATNIINADVGFYESVAGLGASPDDVTINGALHVEPVQSDPTQPWAAQSPGSLDNFWRSLSNVKINPIQQPVGDDASRQYPEGVTDQNTMRWAVSQASPLRRVDITGNLTLFGRFGAYASGGYLADSKVAGQVVNGSQQQWYTRDSEIGSWSSAVWNQVFSGVTGAPSDTTYPSPAYTTLSTTPESREAPFLYVDGGEYRVFVPNARQNASGVDWSTDASAGTSLPIGSFFIAKPSDSAQTINAQLAAGKNLIITPGVYDLSESLKVTRADTVILGQGEATLSPTNGNAAIEIGDVKGVKVTGVTIDAGATTSDVLIQVGPKDATASDPADPTTLSDVFVRIGGAHAGSVKTAIVVNSDNVLLDDIWSWRADHGTGVGWTTNTAEHGLVVNGDHVTATGLFVEHYQQAQVVWNGNDGTTVFYQSELPYDPPTQADWMDGTRDGYASYQVADTVTSHDAYGLGIYSFFDPTREKDGVDQNVFAASAIQAPVNPNVTFHHVVTQFLNGGGGIQHGVNSTGDTVSATSPTGSTAYIVDYPAAGTPATAITFATSPAAPAASGWYRGPVSLTVGVTGDDSAALTASVDGADATPVTGALTLGDGDHTVTVTAKDADGDVEAVASWTGKVDGTAPTVSASRDAENSTVQLTAGDSGSGVAGIEYAVDGGAWQPYSAPVALTGTHTVAYRATDAAGNVSKDASIDVAPAIVLSPAGSVRPGSTVNLTGSFVPDGAYSLVLHSTPATVGAAKATGGAVSTAFVVPAGTDAGSHVVQLVDADGNVVASAPLTVTAAATGTTSGTATGDSTSGLASTGSDLAMPLIVTVLLLLLGAAAILLRRRRA; this is encoded by the coding sequence GTGATCAGATCCGTCATGCGTCCACGCCGATCGACGAAGGTGGTGACCCTTCTCACGACCGCGGCTCTGACGCTCGCCGGACTCAGCCTGATCGGCAGCCTTCCCGCCAACGCTGCGGATGCCCCGCTCTCGCAGGGCAAGACCGCCACCGCCTCGTCGTCGAACGGCGGCAACACCGCCGACAAGGCCGTCGACGGCGACCTCGGCACCAGGTGGGAGGCCGACTGGGGCACCGACACGACGGTGGACGCCGACCACCCGGAGTGGCTGCAGGTCGACCTGGGGTCGTCTGCCGACATCGGCTCGGTGACGCTCGTGTGGGAGACGGCCGACGCCAGCGCCTACACGGTGCAGACCTCCGACGACGCCTCGAACTGGACGACCATCGACACGGTCACGGATGCCTCGGGCATCAGCTGGTCGGGCAGCCAGGGCACGCAGACGCTCACGGGCACCGGCCACGGACGCTACGTGCGGGTGCTGATGACGGCGCGCGGAGACGGGTCGTACGGCCCGTCGCTCTGGGAGTTCCAGGTGTGGGGTCCGGACGGTGACGGCGGAACCGGCGGCAACGCCGGCGATCCGGGTGACACGGGCGGAACCCGCGGGGCGGGCGGAGCCGGCGGCGACGCGACCTGCCCGACCACGAACATCGCGCTCAACCAGCCGGCGAAGGCGTCGAGCGTGCAGAGCGACGCGAACGCGGCATCCGCTGCCGTCGACGGCAACGCCACGACCCGCTGGTCGAGCGCTGCCAGCGACCCGCAGTGGCTGCAGGTCGACCTCGGTTCGAGCCAGGCGATCTGCGGGGTCTCGATCGCATGGGAGGCTGCATACGCCAGCGCTTTCGAGGTGCAGACCTCTGAGAACGGCACCGACTGGACCGACATCTACTCCACGACCACGTCGACAGGTGGCACGCAGAACCTCGACGTGACGGGCAGCGGACGGTTCATCCGCATCTACGGCACCGCGCGCGGCACCACCTACGGCTACTCCGTCTACGAGTTCCAGGTGTTCTCGACCGGAGCCGACGGCAACGACGACCCGACGCTGAACGCGGGATGCCAGCCGGACGGCAGCTACGTCGCCCCCGCCGCCCCCGACTTCGGCGACAACGTGGTCATCCTCGACCCGAGTATGACGAACGCGCAGATCAACGCGAAGCTGGCCGCGGTCTCGAACGAAGACGAGTTCTCCACGAACCGGCACCAGGTGTACTTCCTGCCAGGCACCTACGGCTGCGGCACCGACACCGACAACACCACGGCGACGAACATCATCAACGCCGATGTCGGATTCTACGAGTCGGTGGCGGGCCTCGGCGCATCGCCCGACGACGTGACGATCAACGGCGCTCTGCACGTCGAGCCCGTGCAGTCCGACCCCACCCAGCCGTGGGCCGCACAGAGCCCCGGCTCGCTGGACAACTTCTGGCGGAGCTTGAGCAACGTGAAGATCAACCCGATCCAGCAGCCGGTCGGCGATGACGCGTCGCGGCAGTACCCGGAGGGCGTCACCGACCAGAACACGATGCGCTGGGCCGTGTCGCAGGCATCCCCGCTGCGTCGTGTCGACATCACCGGAAACCTCACGCTCTTCGGCCGCTTCGGCGCCTACGCCTCCGGCGGCTATCTCGCCGACTCGAAGGTCGCCGGTCAGGTGGTGAACGGTTCCCAACAGCAGTGGTACACACGCGACAGCGAGATCGGCAGCTGGAGCAGCGCCGTGTGGAACCAGGTGTTCTCCGGCGTGACGGGCGCACCGAGCGACACGACGTACCCGAGCCCCGCGTACACGACCCTGAGCACGACACCCGAGAGCCGTGAGGCTCCGTTCCTCTACGTGGACGGCGGCGAGTACAGGGTGTTCGTGCCGAACGCCAGGCAGAACGCCTCCGGCGTCGACTGGTCGACGGATGCCTCGGCAGGCACGTCGCTGCCGATCGGCTCGTTCTTCATCGCGAAGCCGAGCGACTCGGCCCAGACGATCAACGCGCAGCTGGCAGCGGGCAAGAACCTCATCATCACGCCCGGCGTCTACGACCTCAGCGAATCGCTGAAGGTGACGCGCGCCGACACGGTGATCCTGGGCCAGGGCGAGGCGACGCTGTCGCCCACGAACGGCAACGCCGCCATCGAGATCGGCGACGTCAAGGGCGTGAAGGTCACCGGCGTCACGATCGACGCCGGCGCGACGACGAGTGACGTGCTCATTCAGGTCGGACCGAAGGATGCCACGGCATCCGACCCCGCCGACCCCACAACGCTCAGCGACGTGTTCGTGCGCATCGGAGGCGCGCACGCGGGCAGCGTGAAGACGGCCATCGTCGTGAACAGCGACAACGTGCTGCTCGACGACATCTGGTCGTGGCGCGCCGACCACGGCACCGGCGTCGGCTGGACGACGAACACCGCCGAACACGGCCTGGTCGTCAACGGCGACCACGTGACAGCCACGGGCCTGTTCGTCGAGCACTACCAGCAGGCCCAGGTCGTGTGGAACGGCAACGACGGAACGACCGTGTTCTACCAGAGCGAGCTGCCGTACGACCCGCCGACCCAGGCGGACTGGATGGACGGCACTCGCGACGGCTACGCCTCCTACCAGGTGGCGGACACGGTGACGAGCCACGACGCATACGGCCTCGGCATCTACTCGTTCTTCGACCCCACGCGCGAGAAGGACGGCGTCGACCAGAACGTGTTCGCCGCCTCGGCGATCCAGGCGCCGGTGAACCCGAACGTGACGTTCCATCACGTGGTGACGCAGTTCCTGAACGGGGGCGGCGGCATCCAGCACGGGGTGAACAGCACGGGCGACACCGTGTCAGCCACTTCGCCGACCGGGTCGACGGCATACATCGTGGACTACCCGGCGGCGGGCACGCCGGCCACGGCGATCACGTTCGCGACGTCGCCTGCGGCTCCGGCGGCATCCGGGTGGTACCGGGGTCCGGTGTCGCTGACCGTCGGCGTCACAGGCGACGACTCGGCCGCGCTGACCGCGAGCGTCGACGGCGCTGACGCGACTCCGGTGACCGGGGCGCTGACCCTCGGCGACGGCGACCACACGGTGACCGTGACCGCGAAGGATGCCGACGGTGATGTCGAAGCCGTCGCGAGCTGGACCGGCAAGGTCGACGGCACCGCGCCGACGGTGTCCGCGTCGCGTGACGCCGAGAACTCCACGGTGCAGCTCACCGCGGGTGACAGCGGCTCGGGGGTGGCGGGCATCGAGTACGCCGTCGACGGCGGAGCCTGGCAGCCCTACTCGGCACCGGTCGCCCTGACCGGCACGCACACGGTCGCCTACCGGGCGACCGACGCGGCGGGCAATGTGTCGAAGGACGCGTCGATCGACGTCGCGCCCGCGATCGTGCTGAGCCCCGCCGGCTCGGTGCGACCGGGCAGCACCGTGAACCTCACCGGTTCGTTCGTGCCGGACGGCGCATACTCGCTCGTGCTGCACTCCACGCCCGCCACCGTCGGGGCCGCGAAGGCCACGGGCGGAGCGGTCTCGACGGCCTTCGTCGTACCGGCCGGCACGGATGCCGGATCGCACGTCGTGCAGCTGGTCGACGCCGACGGCAACGTGGTGGCATCCGCACCGCTCACGGTCACGGCTGCCGCGACCGGTACGACCTCGGGCACGGCGACAGGCGATTCGACGTCGGGGCTCGCCTCGACGGGCAGCGACCTCGCCATGCCGCTGATCGTCACCGTGCTGCTCCTGCTGCTCGGAGCGGCGGCGATCCTGCTGCGCAGGCGCCGGGCGTAA
- a CDS encoding DUF6611 family protein, translating into MTSTGHASITATPSRLRRLVIGDHVWGRFETRVLDRGGTIVQHVLVVYPPGTNEYERGLLWFARTWPWLGALVGIGAFMLFGDVMPSGPLTAIVFGAYAAGVIVGLWLTRRIRPRVRRAIATVPRDSRPRCSDGTLSVIRRAVGDLEQIDRQEADGEVDPVEFELEWGRVYAALDRADVRPKRAH; encoded by the coding sequence ATGACATCCACCGGTCATGCGTCCATCACCGCCACCCCATCGCGTCTGCGCCGACTCGTTATCGGCGACCATGTGTGGGGACGCTTCGAGACCCGCGTGCTGGACCGCGGCGGCACCATCGTGCAGCACGTGCTCGTGGTCTACCCGCCCGGCACGAACGAGTACGAGCGCGGGCTGCTCTGGTTCGCGCGCACCTGGCCGTGGCTCGGTGCTCTGGTCGGTATCGGTGCGTTCATGCTCTTCGGCGATGTCATGCCCTCCGGCCCGCTCACCGCCATCGTGTTCGGGGCATATGCGGCCGGCGTCATCGTCGGGCTGTGGCTGACCAGACGCATCCGTCCTCGCGTACGACGTGCCATCGCCACCGTGCCGAGGGACTCGCGTCCCCGGTGCTCGGACGGCACGCTCAGCGTCATCCGTCGTGCCGTCGGCGATCTCGAACAGATCGACCGACAGGAAGCCGACGGCGAGGTTGATCCCGTGGAGTTCGAACTCGAGTGGGGCCGCGTCTACGCGGCGCTCGACCGCGCGGACGTGCGTCCGAAACGCGCGCACTGA